The Deltaproteobacteria bacterium genomic interval GAGCCGGAGGCGGCGATGCCGACGAGCAGCGCGAGCGGAGCCGCGGCCAGCGGACGAATGGGCAAGCGGGACGCCACGGGCACGTAGAGGAGCATGGGCCGTGCCACGCGCCACGGGTTCAGGGCGACGCCAAAGCCGCGGAGATCTCGTGCGGCGTGGTGCGGCAGAGGCGAGGAATCGGCGCGCGGTGGCTGGGGCACCCGCCACTCGGCGGCGTTGCGTGACCCCTCGTGCGGGGTGCTCGGGGCCCTTGGAGCCTCGGGGCCCTACTGCCCGTTCACATCCCGCGCCGCGTCGCGAGGGCCGTCGGCCCCCTTGTCCCGCGCGGCGTCCTTGCCTCCGTCGCGCTTGCCCCCGTCGCGCTTGCCCCCGTCGCGGGCCGGTCCGTCCCGCCCCGCGTCCTTGACCCCCGCGTCCTGGCACTGGATCTTGCACCGGTCGAGGCCCCCCGCCGGGCACTTGTCCTCGGGCTTGCTGCAGTTGAGCGCCTCGCAGCTCGCCACGACCACGATCCCGCAGGGGCAGGTGCAGCTACAGTTCTTGACCGTGCAATCCCAGCGAAAGGCCCCCTGCTGGTTCTTGCACTGGCAGAACGTGGTGCCGCAGGTTCCCCCCGGGTAGGGACAGACCTGGAACTCCCAGGCGCACGGATCCCCCATGGCGAAGGCGGTGGGGCACTCGGGCGTTTCGGCACCCTTGCACCCGACGACCGGGACGAGCAACAGCAGGGCCAGGGAGCGAAGCATCGGCAGGATCAGTATCCCTCAATGAGCGCCCGACGTTACGACCAGTTCGGCCCTGCATCAAGCGGTAACCGCCGCGCGGCGCTTGAGGTCGACGAAGAGACGGGATCAATCCTGCCGCCGACCCGTCGATGCAACGAGTGGAGCGGCGCACGCGACTGCGCCCCGGAGATGCGGATGGCGGCGCGCGTGCTCGTGGTCGATGACGAAGACATCCTGTGCGAGGCCCTGGCCCGGGGGCTATCGGCCCTGGGGTTCGACACCAAGGCGGAGCTCTCCGCCGAGGCCGCCCTGCACGTCGCGGCCGACGAGGAGCTGGACGCCGTGGTCACCGACGTGGTGATGAGCGGGATGAACGGCCTCGAGCTCTGTCAGCGCCTGCACGAGAGCCGTCCCGAGCTGCCGGTGATCATCATGACCGCCCTCGGGAATCAGGACGCCGCCGTGGCCGCGCTGCGGGCGGGGGCCTACGACTTCCTCCCCAAGCCCGTGGAGATCGAGGCCCTCACCGACGCCGTGCGCCGCGCCGTGGCCTATCGTCGCGAGCGGGCCGAACTCGAGCGTCTGCCGGCGGCGCTGCTCGCCCCTTCCGAGGTTCCGGCCCTAGTAGGGCACTGTGCGGGCATCCGGCGCCTGCGCCGCCAGATCGGCGAGGTGGCGAGCGCGGACGCCGCGGTGTTGGTTCGCGGAGAGAGCGGCACCGGCAAAGAGGTGGTCGCGCGGGCGCTGCACGAGCGAAGCCATCGCGCGGGCGGGCCCTTCGTCGCGCTGAACTGCGCGGCGATTCCCGAGGGTCTTCTCGAGAGCCAGCTCTTCGGCCACGTGGAAGGGGCCTTCACGGACGCGCGGCGCACGCAACCGGGGCTGCTCCAGCAGGCGAACGGGGGCACGCTCTTTCTGGACGAGATCGGCGAGATGCCGATGCCGCTGCAAGCCAAGCTCCTGCGCGCCGTGGAGCATCGCCGCGTGCGGCCCGTGGGGGCGCTGGCCGAGGTGTCCTTCGACGCACGCCTCGTGAGCGCGACGAATC includes:
- a CDS encoding sigma-54-dependent Fis family transcriptional regulator, which encodes MAARVLVVDDEDILCEALARGLSALGFDTKAELSAEAALHVAADEELDAVVTDVVMSGMNGLELCQRLHESRPELPVIIMTALGNQDAAVAALRAGAYDFLPKPVEIEALTDAVRRAVAYRRERAELERLPAALLAPSEVPALVGHCAGIRRLRRQIGEVASADAAVLVRGESGTGKEVVARALHERSHRAGGPFVALNCAAIPEGLLESQLFGHVEGAFTDARRTQPGLLQQANGGTLFLDEIGEMPMPLQAKLLRAVEHRRVRPVGALAEVSFDARLVSATNRDLEAAVRQRLFRKDLYYRLNVVELELPPLRQRGEDVLLLAQCFVEAFAALTGKAVQGFSSGVAQVLRRHRWPGNVRELQNVVHHAVLLTRHRQLTVEDLPLAVRQGRGLELVPLPETVIRAVSEQHRGGTDLRSLEQVERAHILHVLEAVAGNRSMAARVLGLDRRTLYRKLRSYGVPRGGLELPSSGEADDEE